A genomic window from Streptomyces broussonetiae includes:
- a CDS encoding DUF948 domain-containing protein — MHTVSGGEVAGILVAVFWAILVSFLAVALARLAQTLKATTKLVADVTDQAVPLLADASATVRSAQSQIDRVDAIASDVQEVTSNASALSTTVASTFGGPLVKVAAFGYGVRRALGGRKEDVPAKAPRRTVIVGRTVSTARRKRK; from the coding sequence GTGCACACAGTGTCCGGTGGAGAGGTGGCCGGGATCCTGGTGGCCGTCTTCTGGGCGATCCTGGTCTCCTTCCTCGCGGTGGCTCTCGCGAGGCTGGCCCAGACGCTCAAGGCGACCACCAAGCTCGTGGCGGACGTGACCGACCAGGCCGTCCCCCTGCTCGCCGACGCCTCCGCCACCGTGCGGTCCGCGCAGAGCCAGATCGACCGCGTCGACGCGATCGCCTCCGACGTCCAGGAGGTCACGTCCAACGCCTCCGCGCTGTCGACCACCGTCGCCTCCACCTTCGGCGGTCCGCTGGTCAAGGTCGCCGCCTTCGGCTACGGCGTGCGCCGGGCGCTGGGCGGCCGCAAGGAGGACGTGCCCGCGAAGGCGCCTCGGCGTACCGTGATCGTGGGCCGCACGGTCTCCACCGCCCGACGCAAGCGGAAGTAA
- a CDS encoding ATP-binding protein yields MRGPQRPAPFPDGDPPLELTTFVGRSAELAELAAALGEARLVTVTGVGGVGKSRLAARAAAGWGSAVCGRVELAPVRDPQFVEYAVVESLGLTDHTTRLPRETLLEHLAGRPVLLVLDGFEHLVEGCAELAAELLRRLPGLKVLAAGRRPLGLAGERLVPLAPLDEDAAVELFTDRAREQGLTVSDGPEVRELCRRLEGIPLALELAAGRLRALSPGQLLQRLDDRFRLLTAGGRSEVMRPVPGGPPSRHQTLRTAIGWSHELCTPAERLLWARLSVFAQSFDLEAAEYVCSGDGLPAEDVLDLLSELLAQSVVGREDTPAGPRYRMLDTVRAYGADWLEAAGDAGRLRRRHRDWFLGLATWCELDWFSPRQHEIAERVEAELPNLRAALESCLTEPDEAHLGQCLAGSLWFCWVGCGRLAEGRRWLERSVELESEYEQSRLKALWVLGYVAILQGDTVPALAALRECREQAEQVADPTALAYAEHRTGCLALVSDDMQHAETLLRSALERYHEIGELNSNVLMGQVELAMTRAFQGDLPEAVRLCKDVRQVCEDHGERWARSYALYVLAYAAWQDGDPAGAREFLADSLDHAHAFRDLLAEVLSLELLALVTATVGGAAEAAVLQGAAGRMWPSVGLPLFGSAYYNAPHERCETLARQALGDARYEECLAEGGRLDRVTAVTRALRRDGGRPLDALPSPRGVEASLRGAGNRAAGSHRPALSERPDLPAT; encoded by the coding sequence ATGCGAGGTCCTCAGCGCCCAGCCCCCTTCCCCGACGGCGATCCGCCCCTGGAACTGACCACTTTCGTCGGGCGCTCGGCCGAACTCGCCGAGCTGGCGGCGGCGCTCGGCGAGGCGCGGCTGGTGACCGTGACCGGGGTCGGGGGCGTCGGCAAGTCCCGGCTGGCCGCGCGGGCCGCCGCCGGGTGGGGTTCCGCGGTGTGCGGGCGGGTCGAGCTGGCGCCGGTGCGCGATCCGCAGTTCGTGGAGTACGCGGTGGTCGAGTCGCTGGGCCTGACCGACCACACCACGCGGCTGCCCCGCGAGACACTGCTCGAGCATCTCGCCGGCCGGCCGGTCCTGCTGGTGCTGGACGGGTTCGAGCATCTGGTGGAGGGCTGCGCCGAGTTGGCGGCGGAACTGCTGCGCAGGCTGCCCGGGTTGAAGGTGCTGGCCGCGGGCCGGCGTCCGCTGGGACTGGCCGGCGAACGGCTGGTGCCGCTGGCACCGCTCGACGAGGACGCGGCGGTGGAGCTGTTCACGGACCGGGCCCGGGAGCAGGGGCTGACGGTGTCCGACGGTCCCGAAGTGCGTGAGCTGTGCCGCCGGCTGGAGGGGATCCCGCTCGCGCTGGAGCTGGCGGCCGGGCGGCTGCGGGCGCTGTCCCCCGGACAGTTGCTGCAGCGGCTGGACGACCGGTTCCGGCTGCTGACCGCGGGCGGCCGGAGCGAGGTCATGCGCCCGGTGCCCGGCGGGCCGCCCTCCCGCCACCAGACGCTGCGCACGGCGATCGGCTGGAGCCACGAGCTGTGCACCCCGGCCGAACGGCTGCTGTGGGCACGGCTGTCGGTGTTCGCGCAGAGCTTCGACCTGGAGGCGGCCGAGTACGTGTGCAGCGGGGACGGGCTGCCCGCCGAGGACGTGCTCGACCTGCTGTCGGAGCTGCTGGCCCAGTCGGTCGTCGGCCGCGAGGACACCCCGGCCGGTCCCCGTTACCGGATGCTGGACACCGTACGGGCCTACGGCGCCGACTGGCTGGAGGCGGCCGGGGACGCGGGCCGGCTGCGCAGACGGCACCGGGACTGGTTCCTGGGCCTGGCGACCTGGTGCGAGCTGGACTGGTTCTCACCCCGGCAGCACGAGATCGCCGAGCGGGTCGAGGCCGAGCTGCCGAATCTGCGGGCTGCTCTGGAGTCCTGTCTGACCGAGCCGGACGAGGCGCACCTCGGCCAGTGCCTGGCAGGATCGCTGTGGTTCTGCTGGGTGGGCTGCGGGCGGCTCGCGGAGGGGCGACGCTGGCTGGAGCGCAGCGTGGAACTGGAGTCGGAGTACGAGCAGTCCCGGCTGAAGGCTCTGTGGGTGCTCGGCTACGTGGCGATCCTGCAGGGCGACACCGTGCCCGCGCTCGCGGCGCTGCGGGAGTGCCGGGAGCAGGCGGAGCAGGTCGCGGATCCGACGGCGCTGGCGTACGCCGAGCACCGCACCGGCTGTCTGGCCCTGGTCAGCGATGACATGCAGCACGCAGAAACGCTGCTGCGGTCGGCGCTGGAGCGCTATCACGAGATCGGCGAGCTGAACAGCAACGTCCTGATGGGCCAGGTCGAGCTGGCGATGACGCGGGCGTTCCAGGGGGATCTACCGGAGGCGGTGCGGCTGTGCAAGGACGTGCGCCAGGTGTGCGAGGACCACGGCGAGCGCTGGGCACGGTCGTACGCACTGTACGTGCTCGCGTACGCGGCCTGGCAGGACGGCGACCCCGCTGGTGCGCGGGAGTTCCTGGCGGACTCCCTGGACCATGCGCACGCCTTCCGCGATCTGCTCGCCGAGGTGCTGTCTCTGGAACTGCTGGCACTGGTGACGGCGACGGTGGGCGGGGCGGCCGAGGCGGCGGTGCTGCAGGGCGCGGCGGGCCGGATGTGGCCCTCGGTCGGGCTGCCGCTGTTCGGATCGGCGTACTACAACGCCCCGCACGAGCGGTGCGAGACGCTGGCCCGGCAGGCGCTGGGGGACGCGCGGTACGAGGAGTGCCTGGCGGAAGGGGGCCGGCTCGACCGCGTCACGGCGGTGACCCGTGCGCTGCGGCGTGACGGGGGACGGCCGCTGGATGCGCTACCGAGTCCGCGCGGGGTTGAGGCCTCCCTGAGGGGCGCAGGGAACCGCGCGGCCGGCTCTCACCGGCCGGCGCTGTCCGAACGGCCGGACCTGCCCGCCACCTGA
- the rpsD gene encoding 30S ribosomal protein S4, translating into MANQSRPKVKKSRALGIALTPKAVKYFEARPYPPGEHGRGRKQNSDYKVRLLEKQRLRAQYDVSERQLVRAYERASKVQGKTGEALIIELERRLDALILRSGIARTIYQARQMVVHGHIQVNGQKVDKPSFRVRPDDVVQVRDRSKDKTLFTIAREGGFAPDGETPRYLQVNLKALAFRLDREPNRKEIPVICDEQLVVEYYAR; encoded by the coding sequence GTGGCGAACCAGTCCCGCCCCAAGGTCAAGAAGTCGCGTGCCCTCGGCATCGCGCTGACCCCGAAGGCCGTCAAGTACTTCGAGGCCCGCCCCTACCCGCCGGGTGAGCACGGCCGCGGCCGCAAGCAGAACTCGGACTACAAGGTCCGTCTGCTGGAGAAGCAGCGTCTGCGCGCGCAGTACGACGTGTCCGAGCGCCAGCTCGTCCGCGCCTACGAGCGTGCCTCCAAGGTCCAGGGCAAGACCGGTGAGGCCCTGATCATCGAGCTGGAGCGCCGCCTCGACGCGCTGATCCTGCGTTCGGGCATCGCCCGCACGATCTACCAGGCCCGTCAGATGGTCGTCCACGGCCACATCCAGGTCAACGGCCAGAAGGTCGACAAGCCGTCCTTCCGTGTCCGCCCGGACGACGTCGTGCAGGTCCGCGACCGCTCCAAGGACAAGACGCTCTTCACGATCGCCCGCGAGGGTGGCTTCGCCCCCGATGGTGAGACCCCGCGCTACCTGCAGGTGAACCTCAAGGCCCTGGCGTTCCGCCTGGACCGCGAGCCGAACCGCAAGGAGATCCCGGTGATCTGCGACGAGCAGCTCGTCGTCGAGTACTACGCCCGCTGA
- a CDS encoding replication-associated recombination protein A, with protein sequence MEPDLFTAAAEERQEKDPAGSPLAVRMRPRTLDEVVGQQHLLKPGSPLRRLVGEGSGGPAGPSSVILWGPPGTGKTTLAYVVSKATNKRFVELSAITAGVKEVRAVIDGARRATGGFGKETVLFLDEIHRFSKAQQDSLLPAVENRWVTLIAATTENPYFSVISPLLSRSLLLTLEPLTDDDVRGLLKRALSDERGLKDAVGLPDDTAEHLLRIAGGDARRALTALEAAAGAALDKGEREIGLETLEQTVDRAAVKYDRDGDQHYDVASALIKSIRGSDVDAALHYLARMIEAGEDPRFIARRLMISASEDIGLADPNALPIAVAAAQAVAMIGFPEAALTLSHATIALALAPKSNSATTAIGAALEDVRKGLAGPVPPHLRDGHYQGAAKLGHAQGYVYPHDLAEGIAEQQYAPDALKDRTYYTPTRHGTEARYADAVEWTRKHLGRKRS encoded by the coding sequence GTGGAACCCGACCTCTTCACCGCAGCGGCGGAAGAACGCCAGGAGAAGGACCCGGCAGGCAGCCCCCTGGCGGTGCGGATGCGCCCGCGCACCCTCGACGAGGTCGTGGGCCAGCAGCATCTGCTCAAGCCCGGCTCGCCGCTGCGCCGGCTGGTCGGCGAGGGGTCCGGCGGCCCCGCCGGACCGTCCTCGGTGATCCTCTGGGGCCCGCCCGGGACGGGCAAGACGACCTTGGCGTACGTCGTCTCCAAGGCAACGAACAAGCGGTTCGTGGAGTTGTCCGCGATCACCGCGGGCGTCAAGGAGGTCCGCGCGGTCATCGACGGCGCCCGCCGCGCCACCGGAGGCTTCGGCAAGGAGACCGTCCTCTTCCTGGACGAGATCCACCGCTTCAGCAAGGCCCAGCAGGACTCCCTGCTCCCGGCGGTCGAGAACCGCTGGGTGACGCTGATCGCGGCCACCACGGAGAACCCGTACTTCTCGGTGATCTCGCCCCTGCTGTCCCGCTCGCTCCTGCTGACACTGGAGCCCCTCACCGACGACGACGTCCGCGGCCTGCTCAAGCGCGCCCTGAGCGACGAGCGCGGCCTGAAGGACGCCGTCGGCCTCCCCGACGACACCGCGGAGCACCTGCTGCGCATCGCCGGCGGCGACGCCCGCCGGGCCCTGACCGCCCTGGAGGCCGCCGCCGGAGCGGCGCTCGACAAGGGCGAGCGGGAGATCGGCCTCGAGACGCTCGAGCAGACCGTCGACCGGGCCGCGGTGAAGTACGACCGCGACGGCGACCAGCACTACGACGTCGCCAGCGCCCTCATCAAGTCCATCCGCGGCTCCGACGTAGACGCCGCCCTGCACTACCTGGCTCGCATGATCGAGGCGGGCGAGGACCCCCGCTTCATCGCCCGCCGACTGATGATCTCCGCGAGCGAGGACATCGGACTCGCCGACCCGAACGCGCTGCCCATCGCGGTCGCCGCCGCCCAGGCCGTCGCCATGATCGGCTTTCCCGAGGCCGCCCTCACCCTCAGCCACGCCACGATCGCCCTCGCCCTCGCCCCCAAGTCCAACTCCGCGACCACCGCGATCGGCGCTGCCCTGGAGGACGTCCGCAAGGGGCTGGCGGGCCCGGTCCCGCCCCACCTGCGCGACGGGCACTACCAGGGCGCGGCCAAGCTCGGCCACGCGCAGGGGTACGTGTACCCACACGACCTGGCGGAGGGAATCGCCGAGCAGCAGTACGCCCCGGACGCCCTGAAGGACCGCACGTACTACACCCCGACCCGGCACGGCACGGAGGCCAGATACGCCGACGCGGTCGAGTGGACCAGGAAACACCTCGGTCGCAAGCGTTCCTGA
- a CDS encoding vitamin K epoxide reductase family protein — protein sequence MSKTTVTDVPTEPGPEPAADAPRTVGGSRAFALLLAITGAAGLLAAWVITIDKNKILEAKAVGKTFTPGCSVNPIVSCGSVMESKQAAVFGFPNPMLGLVCYGIVICVGMSLLTRARFPRWYWLTFNFGTLFGVCFVTWLQFQSLYRINALCLWCSLAWVATITMFWYVTSFNVRNDFLPAPRWLKSFFSEFTWVVPVTHCGIIAMLILTRWGSQLWA from the coding sequence ATGAGCAAGACGACAGTCACAGACGTCCCCACGGAGCCCGGGCCCGAGCCTGCCGCCGACGCACCCCGCACGGTGGGCGGCAGCCGCGCCTTCGCCCTGCTGCTGGCGATCACCGGTGCGGCCGGACTGCTGGCGGCCTGGGTCATCACGATCGACAAGAACAAGATCCTCGAGGCGAAGGCCGTCGGGAAGACCTTCACGCCGGGCTGCAGCGTCAACCCGATCGTGTCCTGCGGCAGCGTCATGGAGAGCAAGCAGGCGGCCGTCTTCGGCTTCCCGAACCCCATGCTCGGCCTGGTCTGCTACGGCATCGTCATCTGCGTCGGCATGAGCCTGCTGACCCGCGCCCGCTTCCCGCGCTGGTACTGGCTGACCTTCAACTTCGGCACGCTCTTCGGTGTCTGCTTCGTCACCTGGCTGCAGTTCCAGTCCCTGTACCGGATCAACGCGCTGTGCCTGTGGTGCTCGCTGGCCTGGGTCGCGACGATCACCATGTTCTGGTACGTGACCTCGTTCAACGTCCGCAACGACTTCCTGCCGGCCCCGCGGTGGCTCAAGTCGTTCTTCTCCGAGTTCACCTGGGTCGTCCCGGTCACGCACTGCGGCATCATCGCCATGCTGATCCTCACCCGCTGGGGCAGCCAGCTCTGGGCCTAG